A portion of the Calothrix sp. 336/3 genome contains these proteins:
- a CDS encoding iron-sulfur cluster assembly accessory protein, which yields MTITLTEKAELKLQGFLLGSNPNTNAPTKGIRVSVKDGGCSGYEYGMDITSKPQPDDLIVQQNQVTIYIDAKSAPLLDGMVIDFIEGVMESGFKFINPNATSTCSCGKSFEAGGCPSAGTPCN from the coding sequence ATGACTATTACTTTGACAGAAAAAGCAGAACTAAAGCTGCAAGGATTCCTGCTTGGTTCTAACCCCAACACAAACGCACCAACTAAAGGTATCCGCGTTTCTGTTAAAGATGGTGGTTGCAGTGGCTATGAGTATGGCATGGATATTACCAGCAAACCACAGCCTGATGATTTGATTGTGCAACAAAATCAAGTCACCATTTATATCGATGCCAAAAGTGCGCCCCTACTTGATGGTATGGTTATCGATTTTATCGAAGGTGTGATGGAAAGCGGCTTTAAGTTTATTAATCCCAATGCTACGAGTACTTGCAGTTGTGGCAAATCCTTTGAAGCTGGTGGATGTCCATCTGCGGGTACTCCCTGTAATTAA
- a CDS encoding HesA/MoeB/ThiF family protein — MIDLTPTELERYRRQIMLPNFGELAQKRLKSATVMVTGVGGLGGTAALYLAVAGVGRLILVRGGDLRMDDMNRQILMTHEWVGKPRVFKAKETLEAINPDVEITAINDYVTAENVDCLVQSADMALDCAHNFTERDLLNSACVRWRKPMVEAAMDGMEAYLTTIIPGVTPCLSCLFPEKPDWDRRGFSVLGAVSGTLACLTALEAIKLITGLSQPLLGQLLTIDLMRMEFAKRRSYRDRACPVCGNSAPWRYEQANSQKCEV, encoded by the coding sequence GTGATAGACCTAACGCCTACCGAGTTAGAACGTTACCGTCGCCAAATCATGCTCCCGAATTTTGGCGAATTAGCGCAGAAGCGCCTGAAATCAGCGACTGTTATGGTGACAGGTGTGGGAGGATTAGGTGGTACAGCAGCGCTTTACTTAGCGGTAGCAGGCGTTGGGCGGCTGATCCTAGTCCGAGGCGGTGATTTGCGGATGGATGACATGAATCGTCAAATTTTGATGACTCATGAATGGGTTGGGAAACCACGGGTATTTAAAGCCAAGGAAACCCTGGAAGCAATTAATCCTGATGTCGAAATTACGGCAATTAATGATTATGTGACTGCGGAAAATGTAGATTGTTTGGTGCAATCTGCAGATATGGCTTTGGATTGCGCCCATAATTTTACAGAGCGAGATTTGTTAAATTCAGCCTGTGTTCGTTGGCGTAAACCGATGGTGGAAGCTGCCATGGATGGTATGGAAGCTTACCTGACAACGATTATCCCCGGTGTCACACCTTGTTTATCTTGCCTATTTCCGGAAAAACCCGATTGGGATCGACGAGGATTTTCTGTTCTGGGTGCGGTTTCTGGGACATTAGCTTGTCTGACGGCACTGGAGGCAATTAAGCTGATTACAGGTTTAAGTCAGCCTCTACTGGGACAGTTGTTAACTATCGATCTGATGCGGATGGAATTTGCCAAGCGTCGTTCTTACCGCGATCGCGCTTGTCCAGTATGCGGTAACAGCGCACCGTGGCGCTATGAACAAGCAAATAGTCAAAAGTGTGAAGTTTGA
- the nifW gene encoding nitrogenase-stabilizing/protective protein NifW has protein sequence MSGTLEEFKQLTKAEQYFEFFQLPYDQKVVNVNRLHILKKFSQLMQQIDENDTDLNEVERLNKYCEALQQAYQVFLDSTAQEQKLFKVFNQKPKNVVTLTEITSD, from the coding sequence ATGAGCGGCACTTTAGAAGAGTTTAAACAGCTCACAAAAGCAGAGCAATATTTTGAGTTTTTTCAACTACCCTATGACCAGAAGGTAGTAAATGTAAATCGTCTACATATCTTGAAGAAATTCTCGCAATTAATGCAGCAAATTGATGAGAATGATACGGACTTAAATGAAGTAGAAAGATTAAATAAATATTGTGAGGCATTACAACAAGCCTATCAGGTATTTCTGGATTCAACTGCCCAAGAGCAAAAGCTATTTAAAGTGTTTAACCAGAAACCAAAAAATGTAGTCACGCTGACAGAAATTACGTCTGATTAG
- a CDS encoding CCE_0567 family metalloprotein, which produces MPEAKKLTIAELETQIKRLNSRAGQMKMDLHDLAEGLPTDYQTLMTVAAATYEIYKQLDELKQQLKKMEQET; this is translated from the coding sequence ATGCCCGAAGCGAAAAAACTCACCATAGCCGAACTCGAAACTCAAATCAAACGCCTCAATAGTCGAGCAGGTCAAATGAAAATGGACTTGCACGATTTAGCAGAAGGGCTACCAACGGATTATCAAACATTAATGACAGTTGCTGCGGCTACTTACGAAATCTATAAACAGTTAGATGAGCTAAAGCAACAACTCAAAAAAATGGAGCAAGAGACATGA
- a CDS encoding NifX-associated nitrogen fixation protein, which produces MSTTNNVNGTASNEVLNSPFLKAIVQQVRGQDIYGVYKTWADDLLLKPYIVSKQKKREIPVDGDVDLMTKSRILTFYRGIAACIEQETGLMSQVVVDIGHEGFGWALVFSGRLLLTTRTIRDAHRFGFDSLEKLAEEGEKLIAKGVELAKTYPEVGKL; this is translated from the coding sequence ATGAGTACAACAAATAATGTCAATGGCACAGCCTCGAATGAAGTTTTAAATTCGCCTTTTCTCAAGGCAATTGTCCAACAAGTGAGAGGACAAGATATTTACGGAGTTTACAAAACATGGGCAGATGATTTACTTTTGAAGCCCTATATTGTCAGTAAACAAAAAAAACGAGAAATTCCAGTTGATGGAGATGTTGACTTGATGACTAAGAGTCGAATTCTCACTTTTTATCGGGGAATTGCGGCTTGTATTGAACAAGAAACAGGGTTAATGTCCCAGGTAGTTGTCGATATTGGACATGAGGGTTTTGGCTGGGCATTAGTTTTTTCTGGAAGACTATTACTCACCACGAGAACTATCCGTGATGCCCATCGTTTCGGCTTTGACTCCCTAGAAAAGTTAGCTGAGGAAGGGGAAAAACTCATTGCTAAAGGTGTGGAATTAGCAAAGACATATCCAGAAGTTGGTAAACTCTAA
- the nifX gene encoding nitrogen fixation protein NifX — MKIAFTTSDQVHINAHFGWAKTIDVYEVNEQGHQFVETLTFDGDLQQDGNEDKIDPKLKALNDCTIVYVSAIGGTAAAKLIKKGVTPVKARSEEDKIQDVLGKLVQTLKGSPPPWLRKALQQKPNNFEDELEEEATL, encoded by the coding sequence ATGAAAATAGCCTTCACAACCAGTGACCAAGTTCATATTAATGCTCACTTTGGTTGGGCTAAGACAATTGATGTCTATGAAGTCAATGAACAAGGACACCAATTTGTAGAAACTCTCACCTTTGATGGGGACTTACAACAAGATGGGAATGAAGATAAAATTGACCCCAAATTAAAAGCTTTAAATGATTGTACCATCGTTTATGTTTCAGCTATTGGTGGCACAGCCGCAGCGAAGTTAATCAAGAAAGGCGTCACCCCCGTAAAAGCACGTTCTGAAGAAGACAAAATTCAGGATGTTCTCGGAAAATTAGTCCAAACCCTCAAAGGTTCTCCACCACCTTGGTTACGCAAAGCTTTGCAACAAAAACCCAACAATTTTGAGGACGAATTAGAAGAAGAAGCAACCCTATGA
- the nifN gene encoding nitrogenase iron-molybdenum cofactor biosynthesis protein NifN: protein MAKVVTKNKPVVVNPLKQSQTLGAALAFLGLKGVIPLLHGSQGCTAFAKVILVRHFREAIPLATTAMTEVSTILGGEENVEQAILTLVAKSQPEIIGLCTTGLTETRGDDMDGILKEFRKRHPELNELPILLVSAPDFKGSLQDGFAAAVESIVRELPQPGEPKAQQLTILMSAAFTPGDVQQIKEMVSAFGMIPIVVPDLSASLDGHLDDSYSPITGGGTTLVQLHKVGSSVFTVALGESMRGAANILEQKFGIPYEVFTELSGLEAVDKFMQFLADLSGNPVPEKYRRQRRQLQDAMLDTHFYFGRKQVSIALEPDLLWSTVCFLQSMGAEIQSAVTTTRSPLLEKLPMDSVTIGDFEDFEQLAGGSDLLIGNSHTAAIAKRLHIPLYRQGIPIYDRLGNGQFRKVGYRGTMEMLFEIGNLFLEEEEIKAKERVVQGDW from the coding sequence ATGGCGAAAGTTGTCACAAAGAATAAGCCCGTTGTTGTTAATCCTCTCAAGCAGAGTCAAACCCTGGGGGCAGCCTTAGCATTTTTGGGGTTAAAAGGGGTAATTCCCTTACTCCATGGCTCCCAGGGCTGTACAGCCTTTGCCAAGGTGATTTTGGTGCGTCACTTCCGGGAAGCAATCCCCCTGGCAACCACGGCAATGACGGAAGTTAGTACCATTTTGGGGGGAGAAGAAAATGTCGAGCAGGCAATTCTCACCCTAGTAGCCAAATCCCAACCGGAAATTATCGGACTTTGTACAACAGGGCTAACGGAAACCCGTGGGGATGATATGGACGGAATTCTCAAGGAATTTCGCAAGCGTCACCCGGAGTTAAATGAGTTACCAATTTTACTAGTTTCCGCTCCTGATTTTAAAGGTTCTCTCCAGGATGGATTTGCAGCGGCGGTAGAAAGTATTGTTAGGGAACTGCCCCAACCAGGGGAACCGAAGGCGCAACAATTAACAATTTTGATGAGTGCTGCTTTCACCCCAGGGGATGTTCAGCAAATCAAAGAAATGGTGTCTGCCTTTGGGATGATACCAATTGTTGTCCCTGACCTTTCCGCTTCCTTGGATGGACACTTGGATGATTCCTACAGTCCAATTACCGGGGGAGGCACAACCCTGGTACAATTGCATAAAGTGGGAAGCTCTGTGTTCACCGTCGCCCTGGGGGAAAGTATGCGTGGTGCAGCGAACATCCTGGAGCAAAAGTTTGGCATTCCCTATGAAGTATTTACCGAGCTTAGCGGCTTAGAAGCGGTAGATAAGTTCATGCAGTTTTTGGCTGATTTAAGCGGTAATCCCGTTCCAGAGAAATACCGTCGTCAGCGTCGGCAACTGCAAGATGCGATGTTAGACACCCATTTTTACTTTGGTAGAAAACAGGTATCCATTGCCCTAGAACCAGATTTACTTTGGTCTACAGTGTGCTTTTTACAATCCATGGGGGCAGAAATTCAAAGTGCGGTGACAACCACGCGATCGCCACTTTTAGAAAAACTACCCATGGACAGTGTGACGATAGGTGATTTTGAAGATTTTGAGCAATTAGCAGGGGGTTCCGACTTGTTAATTGGTAACTCTCACACCGCAGCGATCGCCAAACGTCTGCACATACCCCTATATCGTCAAGGTATCCCCATTTACGATCGCCTGGGTAATGGTCAATTTAGAAAAGTTGGCTATCGGGGAACCATGGAAATGTTGTTTGAAATTGGCAATCTCTTTTTAGAAGAGGAAGAAATCAAAGCCAAAGAGAGAGTTGTTCAAGGAGATTGGTAA
- the nifE gene encoding nitrogenase iron-molybdenum cofactor biosynthesis protein NifE — MIFTQSKINELLSEPGCEHNHQKNGEKKNKSCTQQAQPGAAQGGCAFDGAMIALVPITDAAHLVHGPIACAGNSWGSRGSFSSGPQLYKMGFTTDLSENDVIFGGEKKLYKAIMDIHNRYEPKAIFVYATCVTALIGEDIDAVCKAAAKKIATPVIPVHSAGFVGSKNLGNRISGEALLDHVVGTAEPEYTTPYDINLIGEYNIAGEMWNVLPLLKKLGIRVLAKITGDARYEEVCHAHRAKLNVMICSKALINMARKMEERYGIPYIEESFYGVEDMNRCLRNIAAKLGDPDLQARTEKLIAEETAALDVKLAPFRDRLRGKKVVLYTGGVKSWSIISAAKDLGMDVVATSTKKSTEEDKAKIKKLLGKDGITLEKGNPQEILRVIRETNAEMLIAGGRNQYTALKARIPFLDINQERHHAYAGYSGMVEMARELDEAVHSPVWEQVRKPAPWEDPASYAHIDADNHDNLSPFARLSLSLTMEDDD, encoded by the coding sequence ATGATTTTCACTCAAAGCAAAATTAATGAGCTGCTCTCTGAGCCAGGATGCGAACATAATCACCAAAAGAATGGGGAAAAGAAAAATAAATCTTGTACCCAACAAGCTCAACCGGGAGCTGCTCAAGGGGGTTGTGCTTTTGATGGGGCGATGATTGCTCTGGTTCCGATTACAGATGCTGCTCATTTGGTTCATGGACCGATCGCCTGCGCTGGCAATTCCTGGGGCAGTCGTGGTAGCTTCTCTTCTGGTCCACAGCTATATAAAATGGGTTTCACCACTGATTTGAGCGAAAACGATGTGATTTTCGGTGGGGAGAAGAAGCTCTATAAGGCGATTATGGACATTCATAATCGTTATGAACCAAAGGCAATTTTTGTTTATGCAACCTGCGTTACAGCCTTAATTGGTGAGGATATTGATGCTGTTTGCAAAGCGGCGGCAAAAAAAATTGCCACTCCCGTGATTCCAGTACATTCGGCTGGTTTTGTGGGAAGTAAAAACCTTGGCAATCGGATTAGTGGTGAGGCTTTACTAGACCATGTTGTGGGTACAGCAGAGCCGGAATATACTACTCCCTATGACATTAATCTCATCGGTGAATATAATATCGCTGGGGAAATGTGGAATGTTTTACCTCTATTGAAAAAATTAGGTATTCGTGTTTTAGCCAAAATTACTGGTGATGCTCGCTACGAGGAAGTCTGTCACGCCCACCGTGCCAAGTTGAATGTAATGATTTGCTCTAAAGCATTAATTAATATGGCGCGGAAGATGGAGGAACGCTATGGTATTCCTTACATTGAGGAGTCTTTCTATGGCGTGGAAGACATGAATAGATGTTTGCGAAATATTGCGGCTAAATTAGGTGATCCAGATTTGCAAGCACGAACAGAAAAATTAATTGCGGAAGAAACTGCTGCTTTGGATGTGAAACTGGCTCCTTTCCGCGATCGCCTCCGAGGAAAAAAAGTAGTTTTATATACAGGTGGTGTGAAAAGTTGGTCGATTATCTCGGCTGCCAAAGACCTAGGGATGGATGTTGTTGCTACTAGTACTAAAAAGAGTACGGAAGAAGACAAAGCCAAAATTAAGAAATTACTGGGTAAGGATGGTATTACCTTAGAAAAGGGCAATCCCCAGGAAATTCTGCGAGTGATTCGGGAAACTAACGCAGAGATGTTAATTGCTGGTGGTCGTAACCAATACACCGCCTTAAAGGCGAGAATTCCTTTCCTAGACATTAACCAAGAACGCCATCATGCCTACGCTGGTTATAGTGGAATGGTAGAAATGGCGCGGGAGTTAGATGAAGCTGTTCATAGTCCGGTGTGGGAACAGGTACGCAAACCAGCTCCTTGGGAAGACCCCGCCAGCTATGCTCATATCGATGCAGATAATCACGACAATCTTTCCCCCTTTGCCAGGTTATCCCTCTCCCTGACGATGGAGGATGATGACTAA
- a CDS encoding Mo-dependent nitrogenase C-terminal domain-containing protein, with product MMIESPKNSHIYPDYSSLNKPQINKLGLLQPLGNFVDNVQIKNSHLAHIICRIIPCCCPFERDIYLLGLTVHIPALCKLNPLYNEFVSLRFRALSYLADVCGEDISKYICGDEESR from the coding sequence ATGATGATTGAATCTCCAAAAAATTCCCATATTTATCCTGATTACTCTTCACTAAATAAACCACAAATCAACAAGTTGGGTTTACTGCAACCATTAGGTAATTTTGTGGATAATGTCCAGATAAAAAATTCCCATTTGGCTCATATAATTTGTCGAATCATCCCCTGTTGCTGTCCCTTTGAGAGGGATATTTACTTATTGGGTTTGACTGTGCATATTCCAGCTTTATGTAAGCTCAATCCTTTATATAATGAGTTTGTCAGTTTACGTTTTCGAGCTTTATCTTATTTAGCTGATGTATGTGGGGAGGATATATCCAAGTATATTTGTGGAGATGAAGAGTCAAGGTAA
- the nifK gene encoding nitrogenase molybdenum-iron protein subunit beta, giving the protein MPQNPEKIVDHLELFKQPEYTALFENKRKNFEGAHSDEEVARVSEWTKGWEYREKNFAREALTINPAKGCQPVGAMFAALGFEGTLPFVQGSQGCVAYFRTHLSRHYKEPCSAVSSSMTEDAAVFGGLNNMIEGLSVSYTLYKPKMIAVCTTCMAEVIGDDLGAFITNAKGAGSIPQDFPVPFAHTPSFVGSHTTGYDNMMKGILLNLTEGKKKNKTNGKINFIPGFDTYVGNNRELKRMLGLMGIDYTILSDTSDYFDSPNTGEYEMYPGGTTLEDAADSINAEATVALQAYTTTKTRDYIEKQWKQPTKVLRPFGVKGTDEFLMTLSEMTGKAIPAELEVDRGRLVDAMTDSYAWLHGKKFAIYGDPDLIFYVTSFLLEMGAEPVHILCNNGDDVFKAELQAVLDASPFGKQATIWNGKDLWHFRSLLFTEPVDFFVGNSYGKYLWRDTKIPMVRIGYPLFDRHHLHRYATLGYQGGINLLNWVVNTILDEMDRNSNITGKTDISFDLIR; this is encoded by the coding sequence ATGCCACAGAATCCAGAAAAAATCGTAGACCACTTAGAGCTATTTAAACAACCGGAATACACAGCACTATTTGAAAACAAGCGCAAAAATTTTGAAGGCGCTCATTCTGATGAAGAAGTTGCTCGTGTTTCTGAATGGACAAAAGGTTGGGAATACCGCGAAAAGAATTTCGCCCGTGAAGCTCTAACAATTAACCCCGCCAAGGGTTGCCAACCTGTAGGCGCCATGTTTGCGGCTCTGGGTTTTGAAGGTACTCTACCTTTCGTTCAAGGTTCTCAAGGTTGTGTAGCATACTTCCGTACCCACCTCAGCCGTCACTACAAAGAGCCTTGCTCTGCGGTTTCTTCTTCCATGACAGAAGACGCAGCCGTTTTCGGTGGTTTAAACAACATGATTGAAGGTTTGAGTGTTTCCTACACTCTCTACAAACCCAAAATGATCGCTGTTTGCACCACCTGTATGGCGGAAGTAATCGGAGATGACTTAGGTGCATTTATCACCAACGCCAAAGGTGCTGGTTCCATTCCTCAAGATTTCCCCGTACCTTTTGCCCACACTCCTAGCTTCGTTGGTTCTCACACCACTGGCTACGACAACATGATGAAAGGCATTCTGTTGAATTTAACAGAAGGCAAGAAGAAGAACAAAACCAACGGTAAAATTAACTTCATTCCTGGTTTTGACACCTACGTTGGTAACAACCGTGAATTGAAGCGGATGTTAGGTTTGATGGGTATTGATTACACCATCCTTTCTGATACCAGCGACTACTTCGACTCTCCCAACACTGGTGAGTATGAAATGTATCCCGGTGGAACAACCTTAGAAGATGCTGCTGATTCTATCAACGCGGAAGCAACAGTAGCTCTGCAAGCTTACACCACCACCAAAACCCGTGACTACATCGAAAAACAATGGAAGCAACCTACCAAGGTTCTACGTCCCTTCGGTGTTAAAGGTACTGACGAATTCTTGATGACATTGTCAGAAATGACTGGCAAAGCCATCCCCGCAGAATTAGAAGTAGATCGTGGTCGTTTAGTTGATGCCATGACTGACTCCTATGCATGGCTCCATGGTAAGAAATTCGCCATCTACGGTGATCCCGATTTAATCTTCTATGTCACCAGCTTCTTGTTAGAAATGGGTGCAGAACCTGTACACATCCTCTGCAACAATGGTGATGATGTATTCAAGGCTGAATTACAAGCAGTTCTAGATGCTAGCCCCTTCGGTAAGCAAGCTACCATCTGGAATGGTAAGGACTTGTGGCACTTCCGTTCCTTGTTGTTCACTGAGCCTGTAGACTTCTTCGTTGGTAACTCCTACGGTAAGTACCTGTGGCGCGACACCAAGATTCCTATGGTGCGTATCGGTTATCCTCTGTTTGACCGTCACCACTTACATCGTTATGCAACCTTGGGTTACCAAGGTGGTATCAACCTGTTGAACTGGGTTGTTAACACTATCCTAGATGAAATGGATCGCAACTCCAACATCACTGGTAAGACAGATATCTCCTTCGACTTAATTCGTTAG
- the nifD gene encoding nitrogenase molybdenum-iron protein alpha chain, whose protein sequence is MTPPEKSLTEQNKELIKEVLQAYPEKSRKKREKHLNVHEDGKADCGVKSNIKSVPGVMTARGCAYAGSKGVVWGPIKDMIHISHGPVGCGYWSWSGRRNYYVGNTGIDAFGTMHFTSDFQERDIVFGGDKKLTKIIHEIEELFPLNKGISIQSECPIGLIGDDIEAVAKKTSKEIGKPVIPLRCEGFRGVSQSLGHHIANDAIRDWVFPRFDQAKKDNTLKFESTDYDVALIGDYNIGGDAWASRMLLEEMGLRVVAQWSGDGTIDELVQGPAAKLILIHCYRSMNYICRSLEETYGLPWMEFNFFGPTKIAASLREIAAKFDKKIQDNAEKVIAKYQPIMDAVVKKYRPRVEGNTVMLYVGGLRPRHVVPAFEDLGIKVVGTGYEFAHNDDYKRTTHYIDNATIIYDDVTAYEFEEFTKAMKPDMIASGIKEKYVFQKMGLPFRQMHSWDYSGPYHGYDGFAIFARDMDLALNSPTWDLVGAPWKKATAKVKAA, encoded by the coding sequence ATGACACCTCCAGAAAAGAGTCTTACTGAACAAAATAAAGAACTGATTAAAGAAGTTCTCCAAGCCTATCCTGAAAAATCTCGTAAAAAACGCGAAAAACACCTCAACGTCCACGAAGATGGTAAGGCTGATTGCGGTGTAAAATCTAATATCAAATCCGTACCTGGTGTAATGACCGCCCGTGGTTGCGCCTATGCAGGTTCTAAGGGTGTGGTTTGGGGTCCTATCAAGGACATGATCCACATCAGCCATGGTCCCGTAGGTTGCGGTTACTGGTCTTGGTCTGGTCGTCGTAACTACTATGTAGGTAACACTGGTATCGATGCTTTCGGTACTATGCACTTCACCTCTGACTTCCAAGAACGGGACATCGTTTTCGGTGGTGACAAAAAACTCACCAAAATCATCCACGAAATCGAAGAACTCTTCCCCCTCAACAAGGGTATCTCCATCCAATCTGAATGTCCTATCGGTTTGATTGGGGATGACATCGAAGCTGTTGCTAAGAAAACATCTAAAGAAATTGGTAAACCCGTAATCCCCCTACGTTGCGAAGGTTTCCGGGGTGTATCCCAATCTTTGGGGCACCACATTGCTAACGACGCTATCCGTGACTGGGTATTCCCCCGTTTCGATCAAGCTAAGAAAGACAATACCCTGAAATTTGAATCTACCGACTATGACGTAGCACTCATTGGTGACTACAACATCGGTGGTGATGCTTGGGCAAGCCGGATGCTTTTAGAAGAAATGGGCTTGCGCGTTGTTGCTCAGTGGTCTGGTGATGGTACCATCGATGAGTTAGTCCAAGGTCCCGCTGCTAAGTTAATCCTCATCCACTGCTATCGTTCCATGAACTACATCTGCCGTAGTTTGGAAGAAACCTATGGCTTGCCTTGGATGGAATTTAACTTCTTTGGACCTACCAAAATTGCTGCATCACTGCGCGAAATTGCTGCTAAGTTTGACAAGAAAATCCAAGATAACGCTGAGAAAGTCATCGCAAAATATCAGCCCATCATGGATGCAGTTGTCAAGAAATACCGCCCCCGTGTAGAAGGCAATACTGTCATGCTCTACGTTGGTGGTTTGCGTCCCCGTCACGTTGTTCCCGCTTTTGAAGATTTAGGTATCAAAGTTGTTGGTACTGGCTACGAATTTGCTCACAACGACGATTACAAACGGACTACTCACTACATCGATAACGCTACCATCATCTACGACGACGTAACTGCCTACGAATTTGAAGAATTCACCAAGGCAATGAAGCCTGACATGATTGCTTCCGGCATTAAAGAGAAGTATGTCTTCCAAAAAATGGGCTTACCTTTCCGCCAAATGCACTCCTGGGATTACTCCGGTCCTTACCACGGTTATGACGGCTTTGCCATCTTTGCTCGCGACATGGACTTAGCTCTCAACAGCCCTACTTGGGATCTTGTAGGCGCTCCTTGGAAAAAAGCTACAGCCAAAGTTAAAGCTGCTTAA